A region from the Biomphalaria glabrata chromosome 14, xgBioGlab47.1, whole genome shotgun sequence genome encodes:
- the LOC129922766 gene encoding uncharacterized protein LOC129922766, giving the protein MSRNRKTDRKVSKKNNRKHCHPFTSDQSKVQSDEVEGPIIDGHETQESEGGEADLHKYRRDCKKNPGHNQFIPVDTFKLKHLPVGLKDKDLFKLIKAIADLTVRVDVKMTSPHRPKFWPKTTQPYPFYNMSERRNLRTGSGRVWRVNKFQDGVLKDGRYGRTAYTKCWCRKCEVLDSASNVWWEFIVNTATHVAFDDIETNHTTLRLFYDRDDSPVVSVDKVSAVDVNIEYDRCRLNCVTCDKTLGNKLMEMFKHFENVWWKVYNKYSDSRFQNKLTFMVSHPHGCSKQVSVGQWKGRLEVDNNSQFTYTTCTCPGSSGAHVHCLGYKDWTLSYLVHSGSLKSGLNYSAAGFVQ; this is encoded by the exons ATTGTCACCCTTTCACCAGTGACCAGTCCAAAGTCCAGTCAGAcgaagttgaagggccaataaTTG ATGGTCATGAAACTCAGGAGTCAGAAGGTGGAGAAGCTGATCTACACAAATATCGTCGTGACTGTAAGAAGAATCCAGGTCATAACCAGTTTATACCTGTTGATACATTCAAATTGAAACATTTACCTGTAGGTCTTAAAGACAAAGATTTGTTTAAACTCATTAAAGCCATAGCTGACCTCACAGTTAGAGTTGATGTTAAAATGACCAGTCCACACAGGCCAAAGTTTTGGCCAAAGACAACTCAACCATATCCATTTTATAACATGAGTGAGAGAAGAAACTTGAGGACAGGAAGTGGAAGAGTGTGGCGTGTAAACAAGTTTCAAGATGGAGTCTTAAAAGATGGACGTTATGGACGTACTGCCTACACaaagtgttggtgtagaaaaTGTGAAGTTTTAGACTCAGCTAGCAATGTGTGGTGGGAGTTTATAGTGAACACAGCCACACATGTGGCTTTTGATGACATTGAGACCAACCACACGACCTTGAGATTGTTTTATGATAGAGATGACAGTCCAGTGGTCAGTGTTGATAAGGTCAGTGCTGTAGATGTAAACATTGAGTATGACAGGTGTAGGTTGAACTGTGTGACATGTGATAAAACTTTAGGAAATAAACTTATGGAAATGttcaaacattttgaaaatgtgTGGTGGAAAGTTTATAACAAATACTCTGACTCTAGATTTCAAAACAAGTTGACCTTTATGGTGTCACATCCTCATGGATGTTCTAAACAGGTCAGCGTTGGTCAATGGAAGGGCAGACTAGAGGTGGATAATAACTCTCAGTTTACTTATACAACTTGTACATGTCCAGGAAGTAGTGGAGCACATGTTCACTGTCTGGGGTATAAAGACTGGACTTTGTCTTATCTTGTCCACAGTGGAAGTTTGAAGTCTGGATTAAATTACAGTGCAGCTGGTTTTGTCCAgtaa